A genomic segment from Dietzia psychralcaliphila encodes:
- a CDS encoding UPF0182 family protein, which yields MSVRPPGNPGRPIAISRRGRAVAISIVILIALIQVLPRINSTYTNWLWFSSVDATSVMRTELLTRIGLFFVVALLVGLAIAAGILLAYRYRPVFLSQPGMPDTLARYRAALGDSPAKTVLWVPVGLGLLAGSIAQSGWQSVLAFFNSTPFGRTDAQFGLDISFYAFELPMWRSIVTWLMVAVVLAFLANLVTHYLFGGLRPGAREGALTRAARIQLVSLAGLFVLLKAAAYWLDRYELLFRENATFTGAGYTDVNAVMPAKIFMFSVAIVCAIAFFSAIVIRDLRIPALATVLLLFSALVVGSAWPLAVEQFSVNPNRAEKEREYIARNIEATRAAYDIGDDRVTYVENWGSADPNPREAGSDVTTLSNVRVLDPNVLSPTFTQLHQLRNFYGFPETLGIDRYTIDGEMRDFLVAARELNPESLQANQRDWINRHTVYTHGNGFVSAPANRVNEIADDAGSDRGGLPNFQVSDLEAIASGQEMVIPVTQPRTYFGPLIAQSDPDYAIVGDNGEGPREYDTDTEQYTYTGEGGVPVGGWINRTAYALRFAERNILLSSLIGEDSKIIYDRDPRDRVQKVAPWLTTDTNTYPAVIDGRIKWIVDGYTTLKTYPYAELSSLEAMTADSTNEAGGRVLPDEEVSYIRNSVKATVDAYDGTVDLYAFDESDPVLQTWMKALPGIVQPREAISEELEEHLRYPEDLFKVQRELLAKYQVDDPGQFFTNDAFWSVPSDPTVTSSIQNPQTPPVGGPAGGPAGAQAVDRGPVDGPSQPPYYVVVSDPTDPESDEPSFQLISAFRGYEREFLSAHMSASSDPDTYGEITVRVQRPTEPLSQGPNQAQDIMIASPAIAEDRRLWGETAEITEGNLLALPLADDSVLYVEPIYTQRKDQDSAYPRLLRVMVSYDRAVGYAPTLYEALRQVGIEADPDVVRIDESGEAEAEAEVEVEGTSRPSAASPAAPTTGGGGDEAERATAVRELSQALAAVRAAQSEGGDLSDLGQALEDLQAAVDAYQALGN from the coding sequence GTGTCCGTCCGCCCACCCGGCAATCCCGGTCGGCCGATCGCGATCTCACGTCGCGGCCGAGCCGTCGCCATCTCGATCGTCATCCTCATCGCCCTGATCCAGGTACTGCCGAGGATCAACTCCACCTACACGAACTGGCTGTGGTTCAGCTCAGTAGACGCCACCAGTGTCATGAGGACCGAGCTGCTCACGCGGATCGGTCTGTTCTTCGTGGTGGCCCTGCTCGTGGGACTCGCGATCGCCGCGGGCATCCTGCTGGCCTACCGCTACCGGCCGGTCTTCCTCTCGCAACCGGGGATGCCGGACACGTTGGCGCGGTACCGGGCGGCCCTGGGTGACTCCCCGGCCAAGACGGTGCTCTGGGTGCCTGTCGGGCTCGGCCTCCTCGCGGGCTCGATCGCGCAGTCGGGCTGGCAGTCGGTCCTCGCGTTCTTCAACTCCACACCGTTCGGCCGAACGGATGCCCAGTTCGGACTCGACATCTCGTTCTACGCCTTCGAGCTCCCGATGTGGCGGTCGATCGTCACCTGGCTCATGGTGGCCGTGGTCCTGGCGTTCCTCGCCAACCTGGTCACGCACTACCTGTTCGGTGGGCTCCGTCCCGGCGCGCGGGAGGGTGCGTTGACCCGCGCCGCCCGGATCCAGCTGGTCAGCCTCGCCGGTCTGTTCGTCCTGCTCAAGGCCGCCGCGTACTGGCTCGACCGCTACGAACTGCTGTTCCGCGAGAACGCCACGTTCACCGGCGCCGGCTACACCGACGTCAACGCGGTCATGCCCGCCAAGATCTTCATGTTCTCCGTGGCCATCGTCTGCGCGATCGCCTTCTTCTCCGCGATCGTCATCAGGGACCTGCGCATTCCCGCGCTGGCCACCGTGCTGTTGCTGTTCTCCGCGCTCGTGGTGGGTTCGGCGTGGCCGCTCGCGGTGGAGCAGTTCTCCGTCAACCCCAACCGCGCCGAGAAGGAACGGGAGTACATCGCCCGGAACATCGAGGCCACCCGGGCCGCGTACGACATCGGCGACGACCGGGTCACCTATGTGGAGAACTGGGGCTCGGCCGACCCGAACCCCCGGGAGGCCGGCTCGGACGTCACGACCCTGTCCAACGTTCGCGTGCTCGACCCCAACGTCCTCTCGCCCACGTTCACCCAGCTGCACCAGCTGCGCAACTTCTACGGCTTCCCCGAGACACTGGGCATCGATCGCTACACGATCGACGGGGAGATGCGGGACTTCCTCGTGGCCGCCCGCGAGCTCAACCCGGAGTCGCTGCAGGCCAACCAGCGTGACTGGATCAACCGGCACACCGTCTACACCCACGGCAACGGATTCGTGTCCGCGCCGGCCAACCGGGTCAACGAGATCGCGGACGACGCCGGTTCGGACCGCGGCGGTCTGCCGAACTTCCAGGTCTCGGACCTCGAGGCCATCGCCAGTGGCCAGGAGATGGTGATCCCGGTGACCCAGCCGCGGACCTACTTCGGTCCGCTCATCGCCCAGTCCGACCCCGACTACGCCATCGTCGGCGACAACGGCGAGGGCCCCCGCGAGTACGACACGGACACCGAGCAGTACACCTACACCGGCGAGGGTGGGGTGCCGGTCGGCGGCTGGATCAACCGCACGGCCTACGCGCTGCGGTTCGCCGAGCGCAACATCCTGCTGTCCAGCCTGATCGGCGAGGATTCCAAGATCATCTACGACCGTGACCCCCGGGACCGTGTCCAGAAGGTCGCTCCGTGGCTCACGACCGACACCAACACGTATCCGGCCGTGATCGACGGACGGATCAAGTGGATCGTCGACGGGTACACCACGCTCAAGACGTACCCGTACGCCGAGCTGAGTTCCCTGGAGGCCATGACGGCGGACTCGACCAACGAGGCCGGCGGCCGCGTGCTCCCGGACGAGGAGGTCTCGTACATCCGCAACTCGGTCAAGGCCACGGTCGACGCCTATGACGGCACGGTGGACCTCTACGCGTTCGACGAGTCGGACCCGGTGCTGCAGACCTGGATGAAGGCCCTGCCCGGCATCGTGCAGCCGCGCGAGGCGATCTCGGAGGAGCTCGAGGAGCACCTGCGCTATCCGGAGGACCTGTTCAAGGTGCAGCGTGAGTTGCTGGCCAAGTACCAGGTCGACGACCCGGGTCAGTTCTTCACCAACGACGCCTTCTGGTCGGTTCCGTCCGATCCCACGGTGACGTCGTCGATCCAGAACCCGCAGACCCCGCCTGTGGGCGGGCCCGCCGGTGGCCCGGCGGGTGCGCAGGCAGTCGACCGCGGTCCGGTGGACGGGCCGAGTCAGCCGCCGTACTACGTGGTGGTCTCCGACCCGACAGACCCGGAGTCCGACGAGCCCTCGTTCCAGCTCATCTCGGCGTTCCGCGGGTACGAGCGCGAGTTCCTGTCCGCACACATGTCGGCGAGTTCGGACCCGGACACCTACGGGGAGATCACCGTCCGGGTGCAGCGACCCACGGAACCGCTGTCCCAGGGGCCCAACCAGGCGCAGGACATCATGATCGCCTCCCCGGCGATCGCCGAGGACCGCCGACTGTGGGGCGAGACCGCCGAGATCACCGAGGGCAACCTCCTGGCGTTGCCGTTGGCCGACGACTCGGTCCTCTACGTGGAGCCCATCTACACCCAGCGCAAGGACCAGGACTCGGCCTACCCGAGGCTGCTGCGGGTGATGGTCTCGTACGACCGCGCCGTGGGTTACGCGCCGACGCTGTACGAGGCGCTCCGGCAGGTGGGCATCGAGGCCGACCCGGACGTCGTGCGGATCGACGAGAGTGGGGAGGCCGAGGCCGAGGCGGAGGTCGAGGTCGAGGGCACGTCCCGGCCGAGCGCTGCGAGCCCGGCGGCGCCCACGACGGGCGGCGGGGGCGACGAGGCCGAACGCGCGACCGCCGTGCGGGAGCTCAGCCAGGCACTTGCGGCCGTGCGCGCCGCCCAGAGTGAGGGAGGAGACCTCTCGGATCTGGGCCAGGCTCTCGAGGACCTCCAGGCGGCGGTCGATGCCTATCAGGCCCTCGGGAACTGA
- a CDS encoding NAD(P)-dependent alcohol dehydrogenase, with protein MKTRAAVVEGPGQPFRLVDLDIDDPRADEILVRIKAVGLCHTDLTIKEMLPAEMFPRVFGHEGAGVVEAVGPDVEGVGVGDHVVMSFRSCRECARCESGEVGYCDQTMALNYMGYRMDGSTTFHRDGADVAGSFFGQSSFSELAIGSADNVVVIDPTVDLAVAAPFACGFQTGAGAVLNTIDPRPASSIVVYGAGAVGLAAIAAAGARGVETIVAVDTQNSRLEHAEGLGAVGVNPADLPDGEFVDRIRELTGGGATAGVDTTAVPKVITQAVQALAPRGTLVVVGLGAPEIELDAIDLMQNGKIVRGCIEGDSDPLTMIPELLDMLAAGTLPLDTLITTYRFDQINEAVEDVAAGTVVKPVLVF; from the coding sequence GTGAAGACCCGTGCCGCCGTCGTCGAAGGGCCGGGACAGCCGTTCCGGCTGGTCGACCTGGACATCGATGACCCCCGTGCGGACGAGATCCTCGTCCGCATCAAGGCGGTCGGACTGTGCCACACCGACCTCACGATCAAGGAGATGCTCCCGGCCGAGATGTTCCCCCGGGTCTTCGGACACGAGGGGGCCGGCGTGGTCGAGGCCGTCGGACCGGACGTGGAGGGCGTCGGGGTCGGTGATCACGTGGTGATGAGCTTCCGTTCCTGTCGCGAGTGCGCTCGGTGCGAGTCCGGTGAGGTCGGCTACTGCGACCAGACCATGGCGCTCAACTACATGGGCTACCGGATGGACGGCTCCACCACCTTCCACCGTGACGGAGCTGACGTGGCCGGCTCCTTCTTCGGGCAGTCCAGCTTCTCGGAGCTGGCGATCGGCTCGGCCGACAACGTCGTGGTGATCGACCCGACGGTCGACCTGGCCGTGGCGGCGCCGTTCGCCTGCGGTTTCCAGACCGGAGCCGGTGCGGTCCTCAACACCATCGACCCCCGTCCCGCCTCCAGCATCGTCGTCTACGGCGCCGGAGCGGTGGGCCTGGCCGCGATCGCCGCGGCCGGTGCCCGGGGAGTCGAGACGATCGTCGCTGTCGACACACAGAACTCCCGTCTCGAGCACGCGGAAGGCCTCGGGGCGGTCGGGGTCAACCCGGCCGACCTCCCCGATGGGGAGTTCGTCGACCGCATCAGGGAGCTCACCGGCGGTGGAGCCACGGCCGGTGTCGACACCACGGCCGTGCCGAAGGTCATCACACAGGCCGTACAGGCCCTCGCCCCGCGCGGAACGCTGGTCGTCGTGGGTCTGGGGGCGCCCGAGATCGAGCTCGACGCCATCGACCTCATGCAGAACGGCAAGATCGTCCGGGGCTGCATCGAGGGGGACTCGGATCCGCTGACCATGATCCCGGAGCTGCTGGACATGCTCGCCGCGGGGACCTTGCCGCTCGACACGCTCATCACCACGTACCGGTTCGATCAGATCAACGAGGCGGTCGAGGACGTGGCCGCCGGCACCGTGGTCAAGCCGGTCCTGGTCTTCTGA
- a CDS encoding aldehyde dehydrogenase encodes MTTSLDRDALLIGTEWRSPATDNVIEVISPHTEEIVARVPEGSVADMDAAVAAAREAFDSGPWPRMSPQERIEVVARLSALYAARLDDMATLISTEMGSPISFSKLAQAPAPWMQIEAFVNIAREFPWEETRPGVLGGEVLVRHEPVGVVAAIPPWNVPQFTVLSKLIPALLTGCTIVIKPAPETPLDTYLLGELLIEAGVPAGVVSIVAGGREVGEHLVRHPAIDKVAFTGSTAAGRKIGAICGEQLKRCSLELGGKSAAIVLDDADLTSVVEGIKFLGVMNSGQACVAQTRILVSRDRHDEVARALAEGIGSMVVGDPMDPATEIGPMVAQRQQERVSSYIEIGRQEGAQLLTGGTGRPDGLDTGWYVQPTVFAGVDNSMRIAQEEIFGPVLSVIAYDDVDDAVRIANDSEYGLAGTVWTADREAGLGVARRVRTGTYGVNTYTMDFAAPFGGFKASGVGREFGPEGLAQYTEVKTVYLGEPAPAGDA; translated from the coding sequence ATGACAACCTCTCTCGACCGCGACGCCCTACTCATCGGTACGGAGTGGCGCTCTCCCGCGACGGACAACGTCATCGAGGTGATCAGTCCGCACACCGAGGAGATCGTCGCCCGGGTCCCGGAGGGGTCGGTCGCCGACATGGACGCCGCCGTGGCCGCCGCGCGAGAGGCGTTCGATTCCGGTCCGTGGCCGCGGATGAGCCCGCAGGAGCGGATCGAGGTGGTCGCTAGGCTCTCAGCCCTGTACGCCGCGCGGTTGGACGACATGGCGACCCTGATCTCCACCGAGATGGGCTCACCGATCTCCTTCAGCAAGCTGGCCCAGGCGCCCGCGCCCTGGATGCAGATCGAGGCGTTCGTCAACATCGCCCGCGAGTTCCCGTGGGAGGAGACCCGGCCGGGTGTGCTCGGCGGGGAGGTACTCGTCCGCCACGAACCGGTGGGTGTGGTCGCGGCGATCCCGCCGTGGAACGTCCCGCAGTTCACCGTGCTGTCCAAACTGATCCCGGCGCTGCTGACCGGCTGCACGATCGTGATCAAGCCGGCTCCCGAGACCCCGCTCGACACCTACCTGCTGGGGGAGCTGCTGATCGAGGCGGGCGTGCCGGCGGGCGTGGTGAGCATCGTGGCCGGCGGCCGCGAGGTGGGCGAGCACCTGGTGCGCCACCCCGCGATCGACAAGGTCGCCTTTACCGGGTCCACCGCGGCGGGGCGGAAGATCGGTGCGATCTGCGGCGAGCAGCTCAAGCGGTGTTCGCTGGAGCTCGGCGGCAAGTCCGCGGCGATCGTGTTGGACGACGCGGACCTGACGAGCGTCGTCGAGGGGATCAAGTTCCTTGGCGTGATGAACTCGGGTCAGGCGTGCGTGGCGCAGACCCGCATCCTGGTGAGCCGCGATCGGCACGACGAGGTCGCCAGGGCACTGGCCGAGGGGATCGGGTCGATGGTCGTCGGCGACCCGATGGACCCCGCCACCGAGATCGGGCCGATGGTCGCGCAGCGACAGCAGGAGCGCGTGTCCTCCTACATCGAGATCGGGCGACAGGAGGGCGCCCAGCTCCTCACCGGCGGTACCGGCCGCCCGGACGGTCTGGACACCGGCTGGTACGTTCAGCCGACCGTGTTCGCGGGGGTCGACAACTCCATGCGGATCGCGCAGGAGGAGATCTTCGGCCCGGTCCTGTCCGTGATCGCCTACGACGACGTCGATGACGCCGTTCGGATCGCCAACGACTCCGAGTACGGACTGGCGGGGACGGTGTGGACCGCGGACCGCGAGGCCGGGCTGGGCGTGGCCCGCAGGGTCCGCACCGGCACCTACGGGGTCAACACGTACACGATGGACTTCGCGGCCCCGTTCGGCGGCTTCAAGGCCTCGGGGGTCGGCCGCGAGTTCGGCCCCGAGGGCTTGGCCCAGTACACCGAGGTCAAGACCGTCTACCTCGGCGAGCCCGCGCCCGCCGGCGACGCCTGA
- a CDS encoding enoyl-CoA hydratase/isomerase family protein — translation MAPPLTVRDADRVRTLTLARPDALNAFDEALYDALTIALHQASDDPTVAVVLLTGQGRAFSAGTDLVEMAERVTNPDFVPGEHGFIGLVDALAGFDKPLILAINGLGLGIGTTVIGFADLAFMAEDARLKCPFTSLGVAPEAASSYLLPRLVGRQNAAWVLLSSEWISAAEAHEMGLVWRLCPAEELLSVATEHATRLARLPVSSLRAVKRTMIEPLARQIAEARERENQCFAELMGGPANSEALAAFAEGRPADFTALPDGA, via the coding sequence GTGGCACCGCCGCTGACGGTGCGGGACGCGGACCGGGTCCGCACGCTGACGCTCGCGCGTCCGGACGCGCTCAACGCGTTCGACGAGGCCCTCTACGACGCACTGACCATCGCGCTGCACCAGGCGTCGGACGATCCGACCGTGGCGGTGGTGCTGCTCACCGGGCAGGGCAGGGCGTTCAGCGCGGGAACCGACCTGGTCGAGATGGCCGAGCGGGTCACCAACCCCGACTTCGTCCCCGGCGAGCACGGCTTCATCGGTCTCGTCGACGCCCTGGCCGGGTTCGACAAGCCCCTGATCCTGGCGATCAACGGGCTCGGCCTGGGCATCGGCACGACGGTCATCGGGTTCGCCGACCTGGCATTCATGGCCGAAGACGCCCGTCTCAAGTGCCCCTTCACCAGCCTCGGGGTGGCGCCGGAGGCCGCCTCGAGCTACCTGCTTCCCCGACTCGTAGGTCGGCAGAACGCCGCCTGGGTGTTGCTGTCCTCCGAGTGGATCAGCGCCGCCGAGGCCCACGAGATGGGCCTGGTGTGGCGTCTGTGTCCTGCCGAAGAGCTGCTGTCGGTGGCCACCGAGCACGCCACGCGGCTGGCGCGGCTGCCCGTGTCCAGCCTGCGAGCGGTCAAGCGGACCATGATCGAACCACTGGCCCGCCAGATCGCCGAGGCGCGTGAGCGCGAGAACCAGTGCTTCGCCGAGCTCATGGGCGGGCCCGCGAACTCCGAGGCGCTGGCCGCGTTCGCCGAGGGCCGGCCCGCGGACTTCACCGCGCTCCCCGACGGGGCGTGA
- a CDS encoding NAD(P)-binding domain-containing protein, producing MTAQVRGRAREVDVVVIGAGQAGLSAGYHLRRRGFVPADRAAIGDRTFMMLDGDAGPGGAWRHRWESLTMSTVNGIFGLPGAPVPEVGPTLPSREVLPAYFADYEERFALDVRRPVRVREVRRTPDRRGAAGDGRLVVVATGVPGDDDEVWLARYVINATGTWTRPFWPHYPGRESFRGRQLHVHDYVRAEEFSGQRVVIVGSGISATQLLEEISRVTDTLWVTRREIEWATGPPPENFSAAISEVAERTAMGLPPESVIGVTGMYRTPWIDRTEARGALVRHPMFTRIEPDGVRMPDGTLEPADAILWATGFRPAVSHLAPLGLRTPAGGIRVAEGRALDEPRLFLIGYGPSQSTVGANRAGRDAVRAILADAR from the coding sequence ATGACCGCGCAGGTACGAGGTCGGGCGCGCGAGGTCGACGTGGTCGTGATCGGCGCGGGCCAGGCGGGTCTGTCCGCCGGCTACCACCTGCGGCGCCGGGGCTTCGTCCCCGCCGACCGGGCCGCCATCGGCGACCGGACCTTCATGATGCTCGACGGCGACGCCGGCCCCGGCGGGGCGTGGCGCCACCGCTGGGAGTCGCTCACCATGAGCACCGTCAACGGGATCTTCGGGCTCCCGGGCGCCCCGGTGCCCGAGGTGGGTCCCACACTGCCCAGCCGGGAGGTCCTGCCCGCCTACTTCGCCGACTACGAGGAACGCTTCGCGCTGGACGTCCGGCGTCCGGTGCGCGTGCGCGAGGTCCGCCGCACCCCGGACCGGCGGGGCGCGGCGGGTGACGGGCGCCTCGTCGTCGTCGCCACCGGGGTTCCGGGTGACGACGACGAGGTGTGGCTGGCGCGGTACGTCATCAACGCCACCGGCACGTGGACGCGGCCTTTCTGGCCGCACTATCCCGGGCGGGAGAGCTTCCGCGGGCGCCAGCTGCACGTCCACGACTACGTCCGCGCAGAGGAGTTCTCCGGTCAACGTGTGGTGATCGTGGGCTCGGGCATCTCGGCCACCCAGCTGCTCGAGGAGATCTCGCGCGTGACCGACACCCTGTGGGTGACCAGACGGGAGATCGAGTGGGCCACGGGCCCGCCCCCGGAGAACTTCTCGGCCGCCATCTCCGAGGTGGCCGAGCGCACGGCCATGGGGTTGCCGCCGGAGAGCGTGATCGGCGTGACCGGCATGTACCGCACCCCGTGGATCGATCGCACCGAGGCCCGTGGTGCGCTGGTCCGGCACCCGATGTTCACCCGGATCGAGCCCGACGGGGTGCGGATGCCGGACGGGACGCTCGAACCCGCCGACGCGATCCTGTGGGCCACCGGATTCCGCCCCGCGGTGTCGCATCTCGCCCCGCTCGGGCTGCGGACCCCGGCCGGGGGCATCCGTGTGGCCGAGGGCCGCGCGCTCGACGAACCCCGCCTGTTCCTCATCGGCTACGGCCCGTCCCAGTCGACCGTGGGGGCCAACCGGGCGGGCCGTGACGCCGTCCGTGCGATCCTCGCCGACGCGCGGTAG
- a CDS encoding acyl-CoA dehydrogenase family protein, with translation MFETAPYRSPWMTDDLDALRAHTRAFLEKETAPNLERWAAEGAVDRGFWNKAGDAGLLCISIPEEYGGGGGTFAHETVIAEEQTRALDDGWGNSVHSTIVAHYLLQYGTEEQKTRWLPKLATGEMVGAIAMTEPGAGSDLQALRTTAVRDGDDLVVNGAKTFISNGMHCDLLIIVARTGGEGAQGLSLLLAETTDLPGFDRGRKLDKIGLKYQDTMELFFDDMRIPAANILGGEAGESQGFIQLMQQLPQERLIIAVTAVAAAETAVRLAIDYAKEREAFGKPILKFQNLRFELAECKTEALAARTLLDHCITLHLEGKLDPATASMAKYFCTDKQCEIIDRCLQVFGGYGFMTEYPIARMYASARVQKIYGGTNEIMKELISRTL, from the coding sequence GTGTTCGAGACCGCCCCCTACCGCTCCCCGTGGATGACCGACGACCTGGACGCCCTGCGCGCCCACACGCGCGCGTTCCTCGAGAAGGAGACCGCGCCCAACCTCGAGCGGTGGGCCGCCGAGGGCGCCGTGGACCGCGGGTTCTGGAACAAGGCCGGCGATGCGGGCCTGCTGTGCATCTCCATCCCCGAGGAGTACGGCGGGGGCGGCGGCACGTTCGCACACGAGACCGTGATCGCCGAGGAGCAGACCCGCGCCCTCGACGACGGCTGGGGCAACTCGGTCCACAGCACGATCGTGGCCCACTACCTGCTCCAGTACGGGACCGAGGAGCAGAAGACCCGCTGGCTGCCCAAGCTCGCGACCGGCGAGATGGTCGGCGCCATCGCCATGACCGAGCCCGGAGCGGGGTCAGACCTGCAGGCGCTGCGCACCACGGCGGTGCGGGACGGCGACGACCTGGTGGTCAACGGCGCCAAGACGTTCATCTCGAACGGCATGCACTGCGACCTGCTGATCATCGTGGCCCGCACCGGCGGCGAGGGCGCACAGGGACTGTCCCTGCTGCTCGCCGAGACCACCGACCTCCCGGGTTTCGACCGCGGTCGCAAGCTCGACAAGATCGGGCTGAAGTACCAGGACACGATGGAGCTGTTCTTCGACGACATGCGGATCCCCGCCGCGAACATCCTCGGCGGCGAGGCGGGTGAGAGCCAGGGCTTCATCCAGCTCATGCAGCAGCTGCCCCAGGAGCGGCTCATCATCGCCGTCACCGCCGTGGCCGCGGCCGAGACCGCGGTCCGGCTCGCGATCGACTACGCCAAGGAGCGCGAGGCGTTCGGCAAGCCCATCCTGAAGTTCCAGAACCTGCGCTTCGAACTGGCCGAGTGCAAGACCGAGGCCCTGGCCGCGCGCACCCTCCTGGACCACTGCATCACCCTTCACCTGGAGGGCAAGCTGGACCCGGCCACGGCGTCGATGGCCAAGTACTTCTGCACCGACAAGCAGTGCGAGATCATCGACCGCTGCCTGCAGGTCTTCGGCGGCTACGGCTTCATGACCGAATACCCGATCGCGCGGATGTACGCCTCCGCCCGCGTGCAGAAGATCTACGGCGGAACCAACGAGATCATGAAGGAACTGATCTCCCGCACGCTCTGA
- a CDS encoding TetR/AcrR family transcriptional regulator: protein MAGTTADRGVAADGDLTARARIRYAALALYAEHGEDRVSMRRVAAEVGVTIGLIQHHFGTKDGLRRAVDDLVVERVVGALSTVEHTGTAAEVVEARNVAVREMLRQNPQLVSYLNRAFLEPDGRGAPLLEAIVDLTTREVEGLRRGGLASTRTSDKVQVVRTLVDQVGELFLRPVVEAIWAHIGGDPDECPSIRITVEGN from the coding sequence ATGGCCGGAACCACTGCGGACCGGGGCGTGGCCGCGGACGGTGACCTCACGGCGCGGGCGCGTATCCGCTACGCCGCACTGGCCCTGTACGCCGAGCACGGCGAGGACAGGGTCTCGATGCGCCGGGTGGCCGCCGAGGTCGGGGTGACGATCGGCCTGATCCAGCATCACTTCGGCACCAAGGACGGCCTGCGCCGGGCCGTGGACGATCTCGTGGTGGAGCGCGTGGTCGGGGCGCTGTCGACGGTGGAGCACACCGGGACGGCCGCGGAGGTGGTGGAGGCCCGGAACGTCGCGGTCCGCGAGATGCTCCGGCAGAACCCGCAGCTCGTCAGCTACCTCAACCGTGCGTTCCTGGAGCCCGACGGCCGCGGGGCCCCACTGCTGGAGGCGATCGTCGACCTCACCACCAGGGAGGTCGAGGGACTGCGACGCGGAGGTCTCGCCTCCACCCGGACCTCGGACAAGGTCCAGGTGGTCCGGACGCTCGTCGACCAGGTGGGGGAGTTGTTCCTCCGGCCGGTGGTCGAGGCCATCTGGGCGCATATCGGTGGCGACCCGGACGAGTGCCCCTCGATCAGGATCACGGTCGAGGGGAATTGA
- a CDS encoding peptidase S1, translated as MRFTGLAKLAVTVVMAGATALAAPAAAQAAVPVGGGTPVLVNGVAGCTLTAAGYDAAGTPVAFTAAHCSERINAPVILRNDPGAGVIGTVATRNEILDYSVIRLNPGVVVPVRQAGVSGRGPAPEFGDVVCKDGLSTGHTCGITWQRDGAKFWSHACAGYGDSGGPVTRDGRLVGLLSGGHMPPAAGSVGSLGPVLPSCLHPAQSPLFLPALAYSFDAIVADATDRNWPGSGFRMA; from the coding sequence ATGAGGTTCACCGGTCTGGCCAAGCTCGCAGTGACTGTCGTCATGGCCGGTGCGACCGCACTCGCGGCACCCGCCGCGGCCCAGGCCGCGGTACCGGTCGGCGGCGGCACGCCCGTGTTGGTCAACGGCGTGGCGGGGTGCACCCTCACCGCCGCCGGGTACGACGCGGCCGGCACCCCTGTCGCCTTCACCGCCGCCCACTGCAGCGAGCGGATCAACGCCCCGGTCATCCTCCGGAACGACCCGGGAGCCGGAGTGATCGGCACCGTCGCGACCCGAAACGAGATCCTCGACTATTCCGTGATCCGGCTGAACCCGGGCGTCGTCGTACCGGTCCGCCAGGCGGGCGTCAGCGGACGGGGGCCGGCCCCGGAGTTCGGTGACGTGGTGTGCAAGGACGGACTGTCCACGGGCCACACCTGTGGCATCACGTGGCAGCGGGACGGCGCCAAGTTCTGGAGCCACGCCTGCGCCGGTTACGGGGACTCCGGCGGGCCCGTGACCCGCGACGGCCGCCTCGTGGGGCTGCTGTCCGGTGGTCACATGCCGCCTGCCGCGGGATCGGTCGGAAGCCTCGGCCCCGTCCTGCCGTCCTGCCTCCACCCCGCGCAGTCGCCCCTCTTCCTACCGGCTCTGGCGTACTCGTTCGACGCGATCGTGGCTGACGCCACCGACCGCAACTGGCCCGGGAGCGGCTTCCGGATGGCCTGA
- a CDS encoding GAF domain-containing protein codes for MASDDVPLFRAPMRSRDDGIADGAGVERGLRNGLCGMGGRLRSTPSSLVEAIDAAAAQHDHRVARRLERFAEVPDGVYVWTRDVDGHYWLGRLGGPWRYDDAEEAHSVDLVHVRDCLWRSEPTDRSSVPAAVRATFARGGRNWQRIRSEIGADETAELWTR; via the coding sequence ATGGCCTCCGACGACGTCCCCCTGTTCCGGGCCCCTATGCGTTCGAGGGACGACGGCATCGCTGACGGTGCGGGCGTCGAACGGGGCCTCCGCAACGGACTCTGCGGCATGGGGGGAAGGCTGAGAAGTACACCGTCGTCGCTCGTCGAGGCGATCGACGCCGCCGCGGCGCAGCACGATCACCGAGTGGCCCGCCGGCTCGAACGGTTCGCCGAGGTGCCGGACGGCGTGTACGTGTGGACACGGGACGTCGACGGTCACTACTGGCTCGGGCGTCTCGGCGGACCGTGGCGCTACGACGACGCGGAGGAGGCGCACTCCGTGGATCTGGTCCACGTCCGCGACTGCCTGTGGCGATCGGAGCCGACAGACCGGTCGAGCGTCCCCGCCGCGGTCCGCGCCACGTTCGCGCGGGGAGGTCGCAACTGGCAACGCATCCGGTCCGAGATCGGTGCCGACGAGACCGCGGAGCTGTGGACTCGATGA